Below is a genomic region from Isosphaeraceae bacterium EP7.
GGCCCGCTCCTTGCGACCGTCCAGCTCGGTCCAGTACTCCTCCGAGGTCACGGAGTGGGCCTTGCGGCGGGTTGCGGCCGTGCGGATCCGCCGGTCGGTCGAGACGACCGTCAGGGTCTTGGGAGCGTTGTGGCCGAGGATGAGCAGCTCGATCCGCTCGTCGGCGTCGTCCTCGTCGACGGCGTAGAGGACCGTGATCCCCTTGTGCACCGCCTGGCTGGGAAGCCCGTGCGGGGCCTCGGCGGCGTCGAAGACGACGGTGGCGGCGTGGGCGTCAACCGGCCCGAGGCGGACGGCCAGCGTGTTTAAAAACCGGGTGCGGGCCTTGCGAAGGCCGTCGGGCCCGAGCTTGCGGTCGAGCAGCCCGTTGGCGTACATCAGGTTATAGCCGTCGATGAGCGTGCGCATCACGGCCCCGGTCGGTTGGACACTCGCGGAAAATCCGCCCTCATTCCAACCATACAAGCCGGGGACCGCGTCGTCCAATCGGACTCTCAGGGCGTGGCGGCCTCGCCGGCCTCGTGGACGATGCCGCCCAGGCTGTGGCGAACCTCTCCGGCGACGATGGCCACGTGGGCCCGGCCCTTCACCTTCCAGCCGCCGTAGGGGGTGTTGCGGCTGCGTGAGAGGAACTTCTCGGGGTCGATGGTCCAGGGGGTTTCGGTGTCGATGATCGTCACGTCGGCGTCGGCCCCGGGTCGGAACGTCCCCTTGTCGACCAGGCCCAGCAGCTTGGCCGGGGCGACGGTCAGCATCCGGATCACGTCGACCCAGGTGAGGTGCCCCGGCTCGATCAGGCCGTGGACGGTGATCGGGATCAGGGTCTCCAGGCCGACGATGCCGAAGGGGGCCTGGTCCAGCTCGCGCATCTTCTTCTCGGGCGCGTGGGGCGCGTGGTCGGTGGCCAGCAGCTCGATGGTGCCGTCCTTCAGCCCTTCGATGACGGCGGCCACATCGTCGGCGGTGCGCAGGGGGGGGTTCATCTTGAAGTTGGAGTCGAAGGTCCTGAGCCGCTCGTCGGTGAGGGTGAAGTGGTGCGGGCAGGCCTCGGCGGTCACGTCGATCCCGCGTTTCTTCCCCTCGCGGACCAGCTCGACGGATCGGGCCGTGGAGATGTGCTGGATGTGCAGGCGGCCGCCGGTGATCTCGGCCAGGCGGATATCGCGGGCGACCATGATGTCCTCGGCCGCGGCGGGCATCCCGCCCAGGCCGAGGCGGGTCGACTCGGCCCCCTCGTTCATCACGCCGCCGACGGTCAGCTCGGGCACCTGGCAGTGCTGCATGATGACCCGGTCAAGCATCTTGGAATAGAGCAAGGCCCGGCGCATCAGCGACGCCGAGGCGACGGGGGCGCCGTCATCGGTGAAGGCGACCGCGCCGCCGGCGACGAGTTGGCCCAGTTCGGCAAGCTCGTCCCCCTTGCGTCCCTTGCTGACGGCCCCGACCGGGTAGACATTGGCCTTGCGCGCCCGCTGGGCTTGTAGTACGACGAACTCGGCGGCGCCCTGGGTGTCGAGCGCCGGGATGGTGTTGGGCATGCAGGCGACGGTCGTCACCCCGCCGGCCAGGGCCGAGGCCGCGCCGGTGGCGATGGTCTCGTCTTCTTCGTTTCCGGGCTCGCGCAGGTGGACGTGCACGTCGATCAGGCCGGGGCTGACGATCATCCCTCGGGCGTCGATGACGACGTCGGCCGTCCCCTGGGCGTAGGCTTCACCGATGCCGAGCACGCGGTCGTCGCCGAGCCAGAGGTCGGCCACCTCGTCCACGCCCTGGCTCGGATCGATGATCCGACCGCCCTTGATCTGGATGGTGCGCAAGTCAGGGAACTCCCAAACGAATCAGTCGGCGAGTCTAAGACGGGTCAGTCGGCCGCGGGCTTCGCATCGGTCTTGCCGCCCAGCAGGTAAAGCACGGCCATGCGCACGGCCAGGCCGTTCTTGACCTGCTCCAGGATGGCCGAATTCGGGCCGTCGGCCACCTCGGGGGTCAGCTCGACGCCTCGGTTGATCGGGCCTGGGGCGAGGAGCAGCAGGTCGCCGGGGGCCTTGGACACTCGTTCCTGGTTCATCCCATAGAACCGGGAATACTCGGCCACGGAGGGGAACAGGCCCTGCTGCTGGCGCTCGGACTGGATGCGCAGGACGTTCACCACGTCGAGCCTGGGGAGGATGTCGTCCAGGCTATAGGCGATCTCGCAGCCGAGCCCTTCGAGGCTGCGGGGGACGAGCGTGGGCGGGCCGCAGAGGATGACCTTGGCGCCGAGCTTGGTCAGGCCCCAGATGTTGGAACGGGCGACCCGCGAGTGGCTGATGTCGCCGACCAGGCCGACGGTCAGGCCTTCGATGCGGCCCTTGGCCTTGCGGATCGTGAGCAGGTCGAGCAAGCCCTGCGTGGGATGCTCGTGCGCGCCGTCGCCCGCGTTGATGATGCCGCACTGGACGTGCCTGGCCAGCAGGTGCGGGGCACCCGGCGAGGAGTGGCGGACGACCAGGACGTCGGCCCCCATGGCCTCGATGTTCTTGGCGGTGTCGATGAACGTCTCGCCCTTGGAGAGGCTGGAGACGCTGGCGGAGAAGTCCTGCACGTCGGCGGAGAGCCGCTTGGCGGCCAGGCTGAAGCTGGTCCGGGTGCGGGTGGAGTTCTCGAAGAAGAGGTTGAAGACGATGCGCCCCTGCAGCGCGGGGACCTTCTTGCGGGTCCGGCTGGAGACCTCGCCGAAGCTCTCGGCGGTGTCCAGGATGAAGTGGATCTCCTCACGCGAGAGGTCTTCCAGGCCGAGCAGGTGCTTGCC
It encodes:
- a CDS encoding NYN domain-containing protein; amino-acid sequence: MRTLIDGYNLMYANGLLDRKLGPDGLRKARTRFLNTLAVRLGPVDAHAATVVFDAAEAPHGLPSQAVHKGITVLYAVDEDDADERIELLILGHNAPKTLTVVSTDRRIRTAATRRKAHSVTSEEYWTELDGRKERADRLIPRVDAASKHHGPSHADAEYWLEEFADLATDPEVHRQLAPEPTMLTDAEIVQMQRDIDREFGEIAPPATKKTKKKG
- a CDS encoding dihydroorotase; this encodes MRTIQIKGGRIIDPSQGVDEVADLWLGDDRVLGIGEAYAQGTADVVIDARGMIVSPGLIDVHVHLREPGNEEDETIATGAASALAGGVTTVACMPNTIPALDTQGAAEFVVLQAQRARKANVYPVGAVSKGRKGDELAELGQLVAGGAVAFTDDGAPVASASLMRRALLYSKMLDRVIMQHCQVPELTVGGVMNEGAESTRLGLGGMPAAAEDIMVARDIRLAEITGGRLHIQHISTARSVELVREGKKRGIDVTAEACPHHFTLTDERLRTFDSNFKMNPPLRTADDVAAVIEGLKDGTIELLATDHAPHAPEKKMRELDQAPFGIVGLETLIPITVHGLIEPGHLTWVDVIRMLTVAPAKLLGLVDKGTFRPGADADVTIIDTETPWTIDPEKFLSRSRNTPYGGWKVKGRAHVAIVAGEVRHSLGGIVHEAGEAATP
- a CDS encoding aspartate carbamoyltransferase catalytic subunit; this encodes MSIAALTSAEPPKPPASGWSGKHLLGLEDLSREEIHFILDTAESFGEVSSRTRKKVPALQGRIVFNLFFENSTRTRTSFSLAAKRLSADVQDFSASVSSLSKGETFIDTAKNIEAMGADVLVVRHSSPGAPHLLARHVQCGIINAGDGAHEHPTQGLLDLLTIRKAKGRIEGLTVGLVGDISHSRVARSNIWGLTKLGAKVILCGPPTLVPRSLEGLGCEIAYSLDDILPRLDVVNVLRIQSERQQQGLFPSVAEYSRFYGMNQERVSKAPGDLLLLAPGPINRGVELTPEVADGPNSAILEQVKNGLAVRMAVLYLLGGKTDAKPAAD